In Clostridium sp. DL-VIII, the following proteins share a genomic window:
- a CDS encoding GNAT family N-acetyltransferase — MNTSVTIRMAAKEDAKEILEVYAPYVKDTAITFEYDVPTVEEFGDRINNTLKKYPYIVAIDSNQIIGYAYVSPFKGRAAYDWAVETTVYVRQNCQGKGVGKKLYLALEEILKKQNILNMNACIAYTSIEDINLTNDSKYFHEHLGYNKVAHFSKCGYKFQKWYDMIWMKKIIGEHSANPKPVISISELHELQL; from the coding sequence ATGAATACAAGTGTTACAATACGTATGGCAGCTAAAGAAGATGCAAAAGAAATATTGGAAGTTTATGCACCCTATGTAAAGGATACTGCAATAACTTTTGAATATGATGTTCCAACTGTTGAAGAATTTGGTGATAGGATTAATAATACACTAAAAAAATATCCATATATTGTAGCAATAGATAGCAATCAGATTATTGGCTATGCATATGTTTCACCATTTAAGGGGAGAGCTGCATATGATTGGGCTGTTGAAACTACTGTATATGTAAGACAGAATTGTCAAGGTAAAGGTGTAGGCAAAAAATTGTATTTAGCCTTGGAAGAAATATTAAAGAAGCAAAATATTCTTAATATGAATGCGTGTATAGCTTATACATCTATTGAGGATATAAATCTCACCAATGACAGTAAATATTTTCATGAGCATTTAGGATATAATAAAGTTGCACATTTTTCAAAATGTGGATATAAGTTTCAAAAATGGTATGATATGATTTGGATGAAGAAAATAATCGGAGAGCATTCTGCAAATCCAAAGCCAGTTATTTCAATATCAGAATTGCACGAATTACAATTATAA
- a CDS encoding HIT family protein has product MSCKMCDKQKNIKDDPYFIMELETGYVILGWFQRFKGYTVFNCKEHGPELHNLEHSFKIKHLEEMAIVAEAVSNIFKPDKMNYELLGNGCPHIHWHLYPRVKGDTPIVSSVYQLSNEELFDESTRPNEEQREELKEKIKNEIVLLLSR; this is encoded by the coding sequence ATGAGTTGTAAAATGTGTGACAAGCAAAAAAATATTAAAGATGACCCATATTTTATTATGGAACTTGAAACAGGATATGTAATTTTAGGATGGTTTCAGAGGTTCAAGGGCTATACTGTTTTCAATTGTAAAGAGCATGGTCCTGAATTACACAACTTAGAACATTCTTTTAAAATAAAACATCTTGAAGAAATGGCTATAGTAGCAGAGGCTGTTTCTAATATATTTAAGCCTGATAAGATGAACTATGAACTACTTGGAAATGGATGTCCTCATATTCATTGGCATCTATATCCAAGAGTAAAAGGTGATACTCCTATAGTTAGTTCGGTATATCAATTGTCAAATGAGGAATTGTTTGATGAATCTACAAGACCGAATGAGGAGCAGAGAGAAGAATTGAAAGAAAAGATTAAAAATGAAATTGTACTTCTACTTTCAAGATAA
- a CDS encoding metallophosphoesterase family protein, giving the protein MERIALVSDIHSNIHALEVFMNYINNECKVSKILNMGDFIQIGPNPLEVYDIIMNDDRFINVMGNGEYMFFDKEIKKRYEKESEHRDWVINRLGNERMERLKQVPLQRIVEIENKKFLMVHTRMNSVIEFPLLYKKKTLEEFVADYNVDVDYVLIGHTHFPLYAVHWNWKPILNPGSLGCGKDGIAKFVIAEIDDGLVNITYKQLKYNKEKVIHDYKKNYVPYGEKFIEMFY; this is encoded by the coding sequence ATGGAAAGGATAGCATTGGTTTCGGATATTCATTCAAATATCCACGCATTAGAAGTATTTATGAATTACATTAATAATGAATGCAAAGTCTCTAAAATTTTAAATATGGGTGATTTTATTCAAATAGGGCCAAATCCATTAGAAGTTTACGATATTATTATGAATGACGACAGATTTATAAATGTTATGGGTAATGGAGAGTATATGTTTTTTGATAAGGAAATAAAGAAACGTTACGAAAAGGAATCTGAACATAGAGATTGGGTAATTAATCGATTAGGAAATGAGAGAATGGAAAGATTAAAACAAGTGCCACTTCAAAGAATTGTTGAAATTGAAAATAAAAAATTTCTTATGGTGCATACAAGAATGAATAGTGTTATAGAGTTTCCTCTTCTGTATAAAAAGAAAACTCTTGAGGAATTTGTTGCAGATTATAATGTGGATGTAGACTATGTTTTGATTGGACATACCCATTTTCCGTTATATGCTGTACATTGGAATTGGAAACCTATATTAAATCCAGGTTCACTTGGCTGCGGTAAAGATGGTATAGCAAAGTTTGTTATAGCGGAAATAGATGATGGACTTGTTAATATTACTTATAAACAATTGAAATATAATAAAGAAAAAGTAATTCATGATTACAAAAAGAATTACGTTCCATATGGTGAAAAATTTATAGAAATGTTCTATTAG
- a CDS encoding dihydrofolate reductase family protein has protein sequence MSSNVKQRRIVLDLATTLDGFIEGENGEVDWCIMDTDMGFTNFLNEIDTILYGRKSYDLWGQYIPQDEDSDDEKEVWKLIHSKEKYVFSRTQIDTNNQAIFINENILEEVNKLKNKPGKDIWLYGGASLITTFINLGLVDEFRLSIHPVILGEGKPLFSDIKKRLNLKMVNTRTFSSGVVQLIYHWNSN, from the coding sequence ATGTCAAGCAACGTAAAACAGAGAAGAATAGTTTTAGATTTAGCAACTACTTTAGATGGCTTTATTGAAGGGGAAAATGGAGAAGTTGATTGGTGCATTATGGATACTGATATGGGGTTTACTAATTTCTTGAATGAAATTGATACTATTTTATATGGTAGAAAAAGTTACGATTTATGGGGACAATATATTCCACAAGATGAAGATTCTGATGATGAAAAAGAAGTTTGGAAATTGATTCATAGTAAAGAGAAATATGTGTTTTCCAGAACACAAATAGATACTAATAATCAAGCGATATTTATAAATGAAAATATTCTTGAAGAAGTAAATAAATTGAAGAATAAGCCTGGTAAAGACATCTGGCTATATGGAGGAGCAAGTCTCATTACGACATTTATAAATTTAGGGCTTGTTGATGAATTTAGATTATCTATTCACCCTGTTATTTTGGGAGAAGGAAAACCGTTGTTTAGTGATATAAAAAAGAGATTAAATTTAAAAATGGTTAATACCAGAACATTCTCTTCTGGCGTTGTACAACTAATCTATCATTGGAATAGTAATTAA
- a CDS encoding YvrJ family protein: protein MEINDLINLVVNNGFAVAVSAYLLIRLEKQINGLSASINKLNTIISAKLGVALEVDSSDDSHRVG, encoded by the coding sequence ATGGAAATAAATGACTTAATTAATTTAGTAGTTAATAATGGATTTGCTGTGGCTGTTTCAGCGTATTTGCTGATTCGGTTAGAAAAGCAAATAAATGGACTATCTGCTTCAATTAATAAACTAAATACCATAATATCAGCAAAACTTGGGGTTGCTCTAGAAGTAGATTCTAGTGATGATTCTCATAGAGTAGGTTGA
- a CDS encoding DMT family transporter, translated as MKRAYFKYFLALLLFGFNGIVASYILLNSYEIVFLRTLIGSLFLILVFTLSNQKIQFWKNKSHFLCLVISGMAMGASWMFLYEAYGQIGVSIATLAYYCGPMIVMVFSPIIFKEKMTKYKLLGFIAVIIGMLCVNGQALLQGRNSWGLICGVLSAIMYAIMVIFNKKAVSIIGLENSMCQLIMSFITVAIFIGLKKGFSINIMQGNLIPILILGVVNTGIGCYFYFSSIGDLPVQTVSICGYLEPLSALIFSAAILGEKLSFVQIAGAVLILGGAAFGELFRFKKIDINKF; from the coding sequence ATGAAACGAGCATATTTTAAATATTTTTTAGCATTATTACTTTTTGGATTTAATGGAATTGTTGCAAGTTACATTTTACTAAATAGCTATGAAATAGTTTTTTTGAGAACCTTGATAGGCAGCTTATTTTTGATTTTAGTATTTACACTTTCTAATCAGAAAATACAGTTTTGGAAAAATAAATCACACTTTCTGTGTTTAGTTATTTCTGGGATGGCTATGGGTGCAAGTTGGATGTTTTTATATGAAGCATACGGACAAATTGGTGTAAGCATCGCCACACTTGCCTATTATTGTGGTCCTATGATTGTCATGGTTTTTTCTCCTATTATATTTAAGGAAAAGATGACAAAATACAAATTACTTGGATTTATTGCTGTAATAATTGGAATGCTTTGTGTAAATGGGCAAGCTTTATTACAGGGAAGGAATTCATGGGGATTGATTTGTGGAGTATTATCGGCAATCATGTATGCCATTATGGTGATTTTCAATAAAAAAGCTGTAAGCATAATTGGACTTGAAAATTCCATGTGCCAGTTAATTATGAGCTTTATAACAGTTGCGATTTTCATAGGTTTAAAGAAAGGATTTTCAATCAACATTATGCAGGGAAATCTAATACCTATACTGATATTAGGCGTTGTAAACACAGGAATTGGTTGCTATTTTTATTTTTCTTCCATTGGTGATCTGCCTGTGCAGACGGTATCAATTTGTGGATATTTAGAACCGCTTTCAGCATTGATTTTTTCAGCTGCCATTTTGGGAGAAAAATTAAGTTTTGTACAAATAGCTGGGGCTGTGTTAATTTTAGGAGGTGCAGCCTTTGGCGAATTATTTAGATTCAAAAAAATTGATATAAACAAATTTTAA
- a CDS encoding sigma-70 family RNA polymerase sigma factor gives MDFNYIEELVYKCKNGDMLSKDKLAEEFRPLILNISKKTFIDGYDIHDLHNECYKSLFKCVSMYNLEKHRFVAYATNAIKNNMNDLIKRIKTRRSTEGYDALSLLDDFEKDLPSQDISLEDLFCEECDYTDLRLALNNLNDDEKELIDFIFFKNNTVQKYAHFKNMCYSTATRKKKVALNKIFNYISLNYQA, from the coding sequence ATGGATTTTAATTACATTGAAGAATTAGTTTATAAATGTAAAAATGGAGATATGTTATCAAAAGATAAATTAGCTGAAGAATTTAGGCCTTTAATCTTAAATATTTCTAAAAAAACTTTTATTGATGGATATGACATACATGATCTTCACAATGAATGTTACAAATCATTATTCAAATGTGTTTCCATGTACAATTTAGAAAAACATAGGTTTGTTGCCTATGCCACTAATGCAATTAAAAATAATATGAATGATCTTATAAAACGAATTAAAACTAGACGCTCCACTGAAGGATATGATGCTTTAAGTCTCCTTGATGATTTTGAAAAAGATTTGCCTTCTCAGGATATCAGCTTAGAAGATTTATTTTGTGAGGAATGTGATTATACGGATTTAAGATTAGCCCTTAATAACTTAAACGATGATGAAAAGGAACTTATAGATTTTATTTTCTTTAAAAACAATACAGTTCAAAAATATGCTCACTTTAAAAATATGTGCTACTCTACAGCTACTCGAAAAAAGAAAGTTGCTTTAAATAAAATCTTCAACTATATTTCCCTAAATTATCAAGCTTAA
- a CDS encoding AraC family transcriptional regulator, which yields MINELNHVIDYIEDHLTDDDLSLETISEYAGVSDYHFRKIFFYLSGLMLSEYIKNRKLSEANKDLLYGEKVTDVALKYGYQSMDGFTRAFKKWSGFLPSDVIKKGISKSFPKLSFIITIKGGINMEFRIEDKPAFNLVGVNKRIPMQFEGVINEIIKLAQSITDEQKKEMHSLQNIEPYEIINASYEADANFLKEEGYLTHLIGILTTENQISDLLEKVPVESCTWAIFPNEGPFPSTLQGTMARIYSEWLPSSNYEIINVPTFSFTKMDKDKKDYAYSEVWIPVRKR from the coding sequence ATGATAAACGAATTAAATCATGTAATTGACTATATTGAAGATCATTTAACCGATGATGATCTATCTCTTGAAACAATTTCTGAATATGCTGGGGTTTCTGACTATCACTTTAGAAAGATATTCTTTTATCTTTCAGGACTGATGCTTAGTGAATATATCAAGAACAGAAAATTGTCGGAAGCAAATAAAGATTTATTATATGGAGAAAAAGTAACGGATGTTGCTTTGAAATATGGTTATCAGTCTATGGACGGCTTTACTAGAGCATTTAAAAAATGGAGTGGTTTTTTACCCTCAGATGTAATAAAAAAAGGCATAAGTAAATCGTTTCCCAAACTTTCATTCATAATAACTATCAAAGGAGGAATTAATATGGAATTTAGAATTGAAGACAAACCAGCGTTTAATTTAGTTGGTGTAAATAAACGTATCCCTATGCAATTTGAAGGGGTTATTAATGAGATTATAAAACTAGCACAAAGCATAACGGACGAACAAAAGAAAGAAATGCATTCTCTTCAAAATATCGAGCCTTATGAAATTATCAATGCATCTTATGAGGCTGACGCTAATTTCTTAAAAGAAGAAGGATATTTAACTCATCTGATAGGCATTTTAACGACTGAAAATCAAATAAGTGATCTGTTAGAAAAAGTACCAGTTGAATCTTGTACTTGGGCAATATTCCCAAACGAGGGGCCATTTCCTTCTACATTACAAGGAACAATGGCAAGAATATATTCGGAATGGCTTCCCTCTTCCAATTATGAGATAATCAATGTCCCTACTTTTTCTTTTACTAAAATGGATAAAGACAAAAAAGATTACGCTTATAGTGAAGTTTGGATTCCTGTTAGGAAGAGATAA
- a CDS encoding LysR family transcriptional regulator, with translation MDMNIQKYMAFIRTVEYGSFTKAAEMLNYSQSGISRMINDLEKEWGVSLLERGRSGVRLTSDGLKLLPFAKNVCNEYQKLQTQVEELNGLQSGLIRIGTFSSVATHWLPNIIREFQKDYPNIDYELLLGDYTEIESWILEGRVDFGFLRLPTLPEFETILLEQDKLLVVLPENHPLVDCEYFPTNALCNYPFMLLEKGAKAEVSEIFERYNISPKVHFTTWDDYAIMSMVEKGLGISILPELILQRIPYKIIAKELEVPCFRNIGIAMRDQKSLSLATKRFLEYVQYRKRE, from the coding sequence ATGGATATGAACATTCAAAAATATATGGCATTTATTAGGACTGTTGAATATGGGAGCTTTACAAAGGCAGCAGAGATGTTGAACTATTCTCAGTCTGGTATTAGTCGTATGATTAATGATTTAGAAAAGGAATGGGGTGTTTCACTTCTTGAACGTGGACGCTCTGGTGTACGACTAACCTCAGATGGATTGAAATTATTGCCCTTTGCTAAAAATGTTTGTAATGAGTATCAGAAGTTACAGACGCAAGTTGAAGAATTGAACGGATTGCAATCAGGACTTATTCGAATAGGTACATTTTCAAGCGTTGCAACTCATTGGCTCCCTAATATCATTAGAGAATTTCAAAAGGATTACCCTAATATTGATTATGAGTTACTACTCGGCGATTATACAGAAATAGAAAGCTGGATTTTAGAGGGGCGCGTAGATTTTGGTTTTCTTAGGCTTCCTACACTTCCAGAGTTTGAAACAATTTTATTGGAGCAGGATAAACTGCTTGTGGTTTTACCTGAAAATCATCCACTTGTAGATTGTGAATACTTTCCAACTAACGCACTATGTAATTATCCTTTTATGCTTTTGGAAAAAGGCGCAAAAGCAGAGGTTTCGGAGATATTTGAACGCTATAACATTTCCCCTAAAGTTCATTTTACAACATGGGATGACTACGCCATTATGTCCATGGTAGAAAAAGGGCTTGGAATTAGTATCCTGCCTGAATTGATTTTACAACGTATCCCTTATAAAATTATAGCAAAAGAGCTTGAAGTTCCTTGTTTTAGAAACATTGGTATTGCTATGAGAGATCAAAAATCACTTTCCCTTGCAACTAAGAGATTTTTAGAATATGTGCAATATAGAAAGAGGGAGTAA
- a CDS encoding YvrJ family protein, with amino-acid sequence MNLIVNNGFPVAVSAYLLIRLEKQIVSLSSSINKLNTIISAKLGVAIDTESSTDDSHKVA; translated from the coding sequence ATTAACCTTATTGTTAATAATGGTTTTCCTGTGGCTGTATCTGCATATTTACTAATACGCTTAGAGAAACAAATTGTTAGCTTATCAAGTTCAATTAATAAGTTAAATACCATAATATCAGCTAAACTTGGAGTAGCTATCGATACAGAGAGTTCTACTGATGATTCTCATAAAGTGGCATGA